Part of the Methanobacterium bryantii genome, TTCCAGATATGGTTACACTGCTTGGAAGCGCATGGTTAGTTTCTACATAATTTTTAACAGTCCAAACTACTGTGTTTATCTGATCCATAGTTATAAACACAGTATTACTGTTTGTAACAGTTGTCCAGGGAGTAAGTGTTATATAACCTGGCAGACGTAGTTTATTGCTGGCTGAGTTGATTATTTCAGCGTACGTGTAAACCAGTGATTCATAACGTATGTATCCTCTTACAGTCGTTACGTAGTTTGGTGTGTATCCATTGATATCCATGAAATTGATAATTCTATTTGCAGCGTCTAAATAATCTGTGCTGTTTAGATTTCCGCCAGTGATGCTTTCATAAGGATTTGGTGCTGTATTATAATTGCGTAGAATAATTGACTGGTATAGGTTATCATTAGCATTAACCAGGTATGTGATTTCAAGTTTCAGGAAATTAGGCATGCTTACTTTAGAACCCAGAATGGTTACGTGATCAGGTAACTGATGTTTAGTTTCTATGTAAGACTGCACAGTATCAGCAGCATTCCGTATTTGATCCATAGTTATGAATGCAGTGCTGTTGTTTGCAACAGTTGTCCAGGGGTTGACTATAATGTAGTTGGGTAAAATTTCTGCCACCTGGTATGATTTTAGAATTTGGGCAAATGTGTATACAAGCGATTCATAACGCATGTTTCCTAGACTGATTGTTCTATAGTCGGGTGCCCTTCCATTAGAGTCCATATATGATTTAATACTGTTTGCAAGGTTTAAATAATCTGTTTTGTTGAGATTTCCACTTGTAGTTATGGTTTCTGAAGGGTTAGTCGCTGCCGTGTAATTTCCCAGGGAAATTGAAGAGTTTAGGCTGCCATTTATATTTATTGCTGCCGTGGCTATAAGTTTCAGGAATTGGGCCATGTTCACTGTTGTTCCATTAATGGTCACATTAGCTGGTAAATGGTGATTAGCTTCCACATATGTCTGTACTGAACTTGATGCATATTCTAAATCGTCCAAACTGAAGTTTGGCATGTTAGTGTCGATGGTATAAGTTGCAGTTTGTGTCGCTCCCTGATTACCTGCTGCATCCCGGCCATAGTATTTTAAAGTTGTTACTCCTTGACCAAGACTTAATGCGACTGTTTTAACCTGATTATTCCATGTAGTGCCGTTATTTGTGCTGTAATAAACTTTTGGGTTTGAATCATGGCTGTCAGTAGCTGTTAAAGTCACACTTTGTGCAGTACTGTATGAACCCGGCGCAAGACTATTACTCACACTGGGGGGGACGTTATCTATTACCACACCCGTAGAATCCACACCAGTATAATAAACTACCGAAACGTAATTTGGGAGGTATCCATTATCCTGATAAAAGTTTACCACTTTAGAATACGTGTAAACGAGTGATTCATAACGGATGTTTCCTAAACTGCTGGACGCATAATTAGGCGCCCGACCATTTGTATTTATATAATTATACACATTATTTGCAACCGTAACATAATCAGCTTTGTACAAGTTGCCTGTTGCTGACCCTGAAGGACCAGTAGGACTACTTACGCTGCTTATATTTACAGGTGCTGTGGAACCTGAATTAAGCTGCACCGTAGTCTTAGTAAGCGTCTTTAAAAACGATGGTGCACTACTGTTCTTATCAGATACCATCACATAACCAGGTATATTACCATGAGCTTCCGTATAATTTTTAACCCCTTCTGAAGCCAGTTCCGTTTCAGTGAGATTCAAACTCGCTGCTGAAACAACTCCCATAAATAGGGCTAATACCATACAAAAGCTTATTAATATTAAAATTCTTTTAATATTCTTCATAATTCACCTCCAGCATTTTTTGGTAGTATCTGTGTCATTTGCTACAGATACTTCGTAATAAAGTTTAAAATAGTATTATTAATAGTCAAAAAGTTGTTTCCTTTGTAATATTTTCACCCCCTTTCTATTGAAAAGAAATACTATTTTCTTTTCGAGTATGACTAGTTGTCACTTAGGCTTATGTTTTTAAGCATATTATTGTGAATTTCAGTATGTTTTTATTACATTTGTTGTGAATTAAATCATAATTTTATATTATTTAGTAATAATTATGGAATATACAAAAATAAGATTATGAGAATGTTAATAATTTGCGTTTAAAAAGAAAAAAAGAAGGGGTTTATTACCCTGTTTTAAACTTAAAAACATAACTTTTAGCTAAATTGTTCCCTGCAGCATCTTTAACAGCGTAATATGGAATGTAAACCTGGTACCATGTGTAACCATATCTCTTTAAGTTCATTTTAAGGGTCAATGTGTTACCGCTTATTTTTTTAGTTATTGCGGCTATTTTACCTGTTTTCATGTTTTTAATGTAAATTTTGGACCAGTTAGTGCTTGCTTTGATGTTTTCGCTGAATTTAATGGTGATAGCAGCTGTTCTTGAATACCTTGTAGCTTTGTTTTTTGGATTGGTTGAGGTTATTTTTGGCGCTGTTTTGTCAATGGTGTATTTTTCTGTGTAAACTGGGGATTTATTCCCTAATTTATCGATTGCAATGAATTTTAATGTGGTGGTGGATGTTATTGCAATTGGTGCTGTATAGAGTTTACTTGATGCAGTTGGTGTAGTTCCATTTGTGGTGTAGTAAATATTTCCAGCTTCATTCATTTTTAAGGTAATGTTTTTAGCAGTGTTATAAGTCCCACCTTTAATGTTAGCCGATGCTGTAGGTGCTGTTTTGTCAATGATATATGTTTCAGTGGAAACATCTGCTTCGTTTCCTGCTTTATCAACTGCATAGAATTTTAGTGTAGTTGTGGAGCTTATATTAATTGGTGAAGTGTATTTCACACGCTTACTGCTTGTTTTAGGGTCAGATCCATCAGTGGTATAATATATTGTTGGATTTGGGTCTTGGTCGTCATAAGCTGCCAAAGCCACACTTTTTGAAATATTGTATGTCCCACCTGGTTGATTTACCCCTGCTGTTGGTGCAGTGCTGTCAATTATATAAATTTGACTGGAAACTGGGCCCCAATTTCTGTAGAGATTATTAAATGCAGCAAATAGAAGTCCTGTTGTACTATCTATCTGGATCGGGCCAGAATAAACTGTGCCGCTTGTTGTAGGGTCAGAGCCGTTTGTAGTGTAGTAAGTTGTTGTGCTCCCGTCTGGGCATGTGGTGGTTAAAGTGACAGTTTGGGGTGTCTTATATGCGCCTCCAGCAATATCTGCAGTTACCAGTGGTATTGCTGAATTAATTATGTAATTTTCAGTGTAGACCGGGCTCCAGTGATTTGCAGGGTCAACTGCGGCGAATTTAAGAGTTGTATTGCTGCTAAGAGTTATTGGAGCAGTATATACAGTGTGGGTGGTGCTTGTTTTTGGGTCAGATCCATCTGTGGTGTAGTAAGTTGTTGTTGTGCTGCTGTCAGGGTCTTTGGTGGTTAAGGTAATGGTTTGGTGGGTGTTAAAAAGGCCTCCTGCAGGGTTAACAGTTACATTTGGACTTTTAGTATCTGCAGGCTTATCGAAGCTGTCCAACGCATCGATAAGGGCGTTTGCATCAACTGCTTTTTGAGCTGCCGAATCGCTGAGGTAAGTTTCGTAGATTATAGTGGTTATTCCTTTATTTTTAATTGGTTCTGTGACATATTGTGGGCTTGTTGGATTTGGAGGAGTATATATCACTAATTTGGACGCCTTTGAGTTGATTAACTTCATTTGACTAATTATTTTATTGGCGTATGTTGTTGTTGTGGTTGTTTTTGAAATAGGGTACAAGAACCGGTAATATTTGTATCCACTCTGTGTACCGTGGTTTTCGTGGTTGTCTACCACTAACATGGGATGTTCTTTAGAAACATCGGGAACTATAAACTTTTGACCTAATAACTGCCCGTTCATCCTTCCTTTGCTGTAATCATTGGCATCTTTAGTCACGTGAATATAGTAAAGAACGTATCTTTTAGTGAGTTGGGAAGATTTACTTGTTATGGCATTATAAATGGCAGTGTGTATTCCATTTTCTTGGGGGTGCATGCCGATTATAACGACAATGGTCTGATTAGAGCTCTTATTTCCGTAAATTTTCTTTTCTACGTATCCATAACTTGTTTTGCCTATTATATTTGGATTTGAGGTGACAGTTGCCCATGATTTTACTGTAACGCTGTTTGGTAGAACTTTATTGGTATTGTAATAGTTCAAAACCTGTGAAAACATGTAAATCATTGATTCGTAACGGATGGTTTTTCCAGTACTGGTTTGAGTAACATAATTAGGCGCACGCCCATTTTTGTCCATGTAAGACCTTACACGGTTTGCCATGTCTAAGTATTCTGCTTTGCTGATAGTTTGTGTTTTGATGGTTTCTGAAGGAGAAACTGCTTTTCCAAAGCTTTTTATTGCAATTGCAGTGTTTGAACCTTTATTGATGTTTAATACTGCTGATGTTGAGACTCCTAAATAATTAGACATGTTCACATTATTTCCAGATATATTCACGCTGCCTGGAAGCTTGTGGTTTGTATCTACATAATTTTTAACAGCAGTTGACGAATTGGCAACCTGATTAGGCGTAACACTTGCTGCCGAAACGGTGCTGACAGTTATAAAAAAAGCTAAAATAAACAATATTAACATTAAATAACTTTTACGTATTTTTTCCGCCCCCTTTGCATATTATAAGTTAAATAATCTTTTATTTTTATTCATATTTGCTTATCAAGTATCCTCATTTTTTAAATATAATAGTGTAAATTTATTATATTTTTATAGATTTGTTAAAAATCTATTATGGGAATAATCTTATTTTTAGATTCATATTTAAATTTTGCTATATAATAAAATTTAGTAATAAATGATCAAGGCATAGGTAATCACATTTATGTAACTTCTAGATTAAACATACTAATTTTTTGTATAAATGAATTTAACCTGCTTAATACTTAATTAAACTTGTATGATTAATTTATTGGAAATATTAAAAAGTATAATATCTAAAAAGTTTAAAATACAAAAAGAAAATGAGGATTAAATATTACTCGGTGTATTAATTGTTCAACAAATTATTTCCTGAATACGGAACAGGTACTTAATATAAGTACGTATCCAATTTGATGCTTTATTATAATATAAAATCAAATATACTAACATGAAGATTTTAACCATTGACGTAGGTTTAGGTACTCAAGATATCATGTTTTATGACAGCAAGGAGTCCATTGAAAATTCTCCAAAACTGGTAATGCCCTCTCCAACAAGGATAATCGCAGATAGAATAGCTGAATCAGAGGGAGATTTATTTATAAAAGGCGAAACTATGGGTGGAGGATTTATAACTAAAGTTGTAAAGGAACATTTAAAAGATCACAGGGTTCTCATGACGGAAAATGCTGCAAGGACCATAAGAGACAATTTGGATTATGTAAAGTCATTAGGGGTGGAGATAGTGCCCTCCTCTGAAGCAGAAAAATATTCGGATTTAACTCAAATAGAGTTTAAAGATGTTGATCTGGATGCCATAAAAAGTGCACTGGCTGAATTCGATGTAGATCCCGGTTTTGATTATTTAGGAGTAGCTGTCCAGGATCATGGATATATGGAAGGTGTTGGAGATAGAGATTTCAGATTCATGAAAATAAGGGAAAAACTGGACGTTCCAAAAGGGCCAGAAGAGTTTGCATATTTTGGTGAAGCTCCCTCTTATTTTACAAGAATTAATGCAGTACTGCGGTCATTTAACAATTATAACACTACTGTAATGGATTCTAAATTTGCGTCTGTCTGCGGTGCAACATGTGACAGGTATGTAAAAACCCTTGAAAAGTTCATAGTTATGGATATTGGAAACGGCCATACTCTGGCGGCAGCATTTGACGGGGGAAAAATAGTGGGTGTATTTGAACACCATACTCGTAATATGACGCCTGATAAGATAGATCTATTTGTTAATAAACTTGCAGATGGAACTATAACTCATGAAGAAGTACATGAAGATCACGGGCATGGGGCATGGTCTTTAAAACCAATAGGTGATTTTGAAGCTATAGTTGCAACAGGACCCCGCAGAAATGTTTTAGAGAAAACAAATTTTAATGTGCATTACGCAGCTCCTGCAGGAGATGTGATGATGACAGGACCTGCAGGACTTATAAAAGCCATCCGATCTAAAAATGGTTAATTTTTATGTATCTAAGGATGTATGCGTCTGAAAAATACAAAAAATAAGAGGATTTATAAATGATATTAGATCCACATATACATAGTACGTACTCTAGTGACTCAACAGCGCGTCCTAGAGATATAGTTAAGAAGGCCCGAAGTATAGGGCTGGATGCAATTGCTATAGCTGATCATAACAGCATTAAAGGCTCAATTGTTGGAATTGAAGAATCTAAAGATATGGAAGATTTTATAGTACTGCCTGCAATGGAAGTAAGCAGCAGCAAAGGCCATATAGTGGCAATAGGAATAAATGAAGAGATAAAAAGAGGATTGTCTCCTGAAGAAACAGTTGAGGCAATAAGGGAAGCTGGTGGAATTGCTATTGCTCCACACCCATTTGTGCGTTACAGGGAAGGATTATGCGATAGGATCAAAAAGTTAGATATAGATGCTATGGAAACATTAAATTCAAGGTATATCTTCGGATATTCCAACTGGAAGGCAAAGAATCTTGCTGAGGAAAGGGGAATACCTCAAATTGGTGCAAGTGATGCACATTTCCTGGGCGCAATTGGAAGCTGTGTTACAGAATTTGACGCTGATTTTTCTGTTGATAGTATAATAGAGGCAATTTTATCTGGAAAAACCAATGTATTTGGAGACAGAACTCCCCTGCCTTTGATAATAAAGGAAGTTATCAATAAGAAAATTAAGCGAATTTAAAGTTAGGGAGTAGCATACTTTAGATCTAGACCTAAGAATAATATAGTACGAGATACTGAAAACTTTAGAAAAGTTTAAAATAATCTTTGACAATTTAATATTCAGTGCTATAATCATTGGACTGAGAGGGGAAAACCATGGTTTCAAACGAAGAAATAAAGAGAAGACTGGAATTGAGGAGGAGAGGCATAAATCCAGATGAAGAACTTAATAAAACAGATGAAGTTATTTGCTCAAAATGCCACACTGTAAACCTTGAAAACGCGAAGTTTTGCATCGGTTGCGGGAATGAATTAAATAAACCCCCTGTATATACTCTTAAAATAAATGAACCTAAGTCTAACTTGATTGTGTGTCAGGGCTGCGGAACTGAAAATAAAATAGATTCCAAATTTTGCATCGGTTGTGGAAGCAACTTACTTGAAAGCAGCGTAAACACATCTGAAGCGGATGAAATTGATATGAATTCTCTTATTTGTCAGGAATGCGGCTTTAAGAATAATGCGGATTCTAAATTTTGTATTGGCTGCGGAGCTAGCTTAAAAGAAGCCCCAAATGAAAACGCAAACTCATTTGATATGGAAATGAACAGTGAAAAAGAAGTTCTGTTAACTATAAAAGATGGGAATGATAAAGAAGCTGCGTTAGATACAGAAATCGATAGTGAATCTAATGGCAGAATGGAAGATATTCCTGAACCAGCTGCAGAAGTCAATATTCTTGATGAAATTAAAAAAGCAAAAGAATTACTTGATATGGGCGCAATATCAGAGGAAGAATATCAAAAAATAAAAAGTAAATATCTTGATAAACTGGGTTAACAGTTTAGAGGATTAAACTCAATTTTTTTTACTGATAACTAAAAAAGCTTACTCAAACAATCACTGCAAAATCCAGGGCCTTTAATATCTGTTTCTACAACGCTGTTGCTGAAATGCATCACGCAAAGGTGATTTTTGCAGTGGGGAAGTCCAAAAGTATGGCCTAACTCGTGTACAGCTTCTGTTAAGATTCGTTTTAAAAATAATTTTTTATTGGGGCTTTTTAATCTATTTACAGATATTATTGCAAAATTTCCAGGATATTCAGCTTCTCCAAGGACAAAATTTATCCGTGAAGCATATAAATCTACATTTGTTACTCCCAGAATATGATTAGAATCTCTTTTTAGGATATTCATCATAGAATAAAGGATTTCTGTTGAATGGTACTGGTCTCTAGATGGGTTATAAGATCTTTCAGGTATCTCTAAGATATCATTTGATACATGGCAGTTAATGCCAAATATTTTCTCTAGAGGCTTTTCCAGCGTCCTGAGAAGCTTGTTTTCCACTGTTCCAATGGATTGTATGAGAATTTCCATGGTATATTATTTATCCTTTTTTATACATAATATGTAGTAGGAATATTAATCATTTGGAGGTAAATCTATGGTCGAGAAAATGTTATTAGCTACAGATAATTCCAAACAGGCGGAAAAAGCAGGGGGAGAAGCGATTTCAATGGCGAGTTTGGGCGGTACTATCATAGTTTTATATGTAATTGATGCAGATTACTTGAATGCATTACCACAGCAGGATTTAAGGGATCAGCTTAATGAAAACTTAAAAAAAGAGGGAAAAGAGGCTGTTGAAAAGTTTAAAAAAAGGATAGAAGAAGAACAGTGTGCAGGTACGTGTCCAAATGTTAATATTGTCACTATGATTAAAGAAGGCAGACCTGCTGATATCATAATTAAAACTGCCGAAGAGGAAGGTGTAGACCAGATAGTACTTGGAAAATCTGGTAAACACGGTATAGAAAAATTCTTGATTGGAAGCACCGCTGACAGAGTGGTGAGGAAAGCGAAGATCCCTGTCAATGTGGTCTCTTAATAAGCTGAAAATCGAGCATTAAGCTAAATTTATAAATTTTAATTTAATTTACTTTTTTAGTAGCTGTATAAAAAAACTTAAATTATTCAAATTTCTATTAAATCTATGCTTTCAGATATTTCAGAGTTCATACAGCAAAATTTCCTGTACACTCATCCAGGATATACCATTTTAAATACAGTAGTTTTTGGAATTATACTTGGAATTGCTGTTATACTAATTATAAAGATGTTTAAATACATTAAAAAGGATCCAAAAGATCTTTTCATCCCTTTAGTTCCATTCATATTCTTTGGATCAAGTGCAAGGGCACTTGTAGATAATGGAATTTATCCCCTTGTCCTGTGGCTTGTCACGCCAGGAATATATATTTTAACGGGTTTTGCAGCGATTGCCACGCTATTGATATCTGTTTATGTGGAAAAGAAAACTAAATTTGATTACAGGTACTTCATACTGATTGTGGGAACCATGTTATGTATTCCTAACATTTTAAGTATTAACCATCTAAATTGGGTTACATTTTTTGAGGTTGTTGGAACCTGGGCAGTGATGACTTCAATATTTGCACTTATAGGAAGAAAATGGACTCTTTTAAAGGATAAATTTAATTTAGGAATTCTTTCAGCCCATTTATTTGATGCATCAGCAACTTTTATTGCAATTGATTTTTACGGCTATGGGGAGCAGCATGTTCTTCCAACTGCACTTATGAATATTACTGGGACAGCAGCAGTGATGTTTCCTTTAAAAATAGGAGTTATATTGGCAGCTATTTATGTCATAGATGAATATATTGAAGATGATACCATTAAAAATATGTTAAAGCTGGCCATATTTATTTTGGGACTTGCACCTGGTCTCAGGGATTTCTTGAGTTTGAGTATAGGCACATGAATTTGGTTTTTAAAATGGACCCCACCCTATCTTTTTAAAATTGATTATTTTTTTATGAATTAGTATTAGCAGAACCAAACCAATAATATAAATGTTTAATTTAATTATATTAATGGGGAGTGATTAAATGGATTACGAGGGTGGCAGCGATAAAATAAATGATAAGAATAATGGTAAATTTCAAAAAGAGGGATATACTGAAGATAAAATTTTAAAATCTCCTGTAAATGGAGGGGGCAAGTTTAAGACATCTAAAGGAGCCATTCCTTTTACTCCGCCAGAAGATGTAAAGCTTTACCATTATAATATTAAAAAACCTTTTAAATCATTTAAAAAAATATATGCGCGTTCAGATAACTCTCTGGAGTCAGACGCAGCTATAAATGACATTAATGAAAAATTAAAAGAAAAAGCTTCGGATTTAGGTGCCAATGCTATAATTAATGTTGGTTATGAAAAAGGAATTTTGACTCTATTTCGAGGAATTAGAGGTATTGGACAAGCAGTTTACATAAAAGATCTGGAAAATATAGAAAAAACTTATCCTTCAGGAAATACTTTTCTATTGATTTATGGTTTCTTTTGGTTAATAATTGGATTATTAGACTTTTATAACTATTATAAACTTTTCCTTGTTCTAATTGGGCTTTCTATGATCATTTACTGTGTTTTTGCTCGGCGTGATTATATAACTAAAACTTTTTTACTGGCATTTTTAGGTATCATAGTTATCGGTGGATTAATAGGGGGCAATTATATTCTTAAAAATGGTATTCAATTATCCAGTTTTGGGTTTTATTTAGGCACAGGTGTTTTTACAGCCCTATTGATTAGCTTTGTTTATCCGTATCTTAGGAAACGATCTTAACATAGTTAAGGATGATAGGGGGGGGCATTATGTTCAACTTATGGAAGAGAATATAATTCCGATTAATATGTTGAAGCTGACTATATTTATTTTAGGAATGGCTCCGGGTCTCAGGGATTTCTTGAGTTTGAACATGCTTGTGTTTTGTAAATTGCAGAAGATCCATAAAAATTTAAAAGCAAATAATAAAAACAAAAAAATCAGTCAAATTTAAAAATCAAACTCAATTTATTGGTGTCAATATACCTAATAAAAGTTTCAGTAGATCCTAACTGTTCTCCAATTTCATCAATAGCTTCATTAGGAATTAACGTATGTGGTGAAACAGATAATTCAATTGTTATGTTGGGTTCCTCGTGATTAATTTTTATATAATGGTTTAATTCTAAAGAATGAGCTTCATTTATTTCAAGAACAATATTATCAACTTCATGTATTATATCAAGTTCTCTATCATTAATTTTTTGATTCATTTCTTTTAACCAGTCAATATCTTCTTTAAACGTAATATCGCCCCATTTATTTGTTAAAATATGCTGTTACATGATGATTCTATTTCCAATGATTTTAAATTTTTGCAAGGTTTTTTTCAATTTACTCAAATTTTGCATGATCTAATTCGTGAACTGCTGATGCCATGACTCTTCGTATGCTCATAAAATCTGGAGGGGAGATCATTTTTAATATCTGTTGTTGTCATACTTATTGTGTAAATTGTTTAAAGCAAAAGGTATAGATTGTACCTGAATAATTTACAAATTGCCAAACCAAAAGGAGAAATAATTTATGTATATAGAAAAAGTAAAAAACGAGATGAACCTGCCGGAAACGGTGAAAATATTTGACACAACGCTAAGAGACGGCGAACAAACACCAGGGGTTGCAATGACTGTAGATGAAAAGATACGAATTGC contains:
- a CDS encoding DUF63 family protein, whose product is MLSDISEFIQQNFLYTHPGYTILNTVVFGIILGIAVILIIKMFKYIKKDPKDLFIPLVPFIFFGSSARALVDNGIYPLVLWLVTPGIYILTGFAAIATLLISVYVEKKTKFDYRYFILIVGTMLCIPNILSINHLNWVTFFEVVGTWAVMTSIFALIGRKWTLLKDKFNLGILSAHLFDASATFIAIDFYGYGEQHVLPTALMNITGTAAVMFPLKIGVILAAIYVIDEYIEDDTIKNMLKLAIFILGLAPGLRDFLSLSIGT
- a CDS encoding chitobiase/beta-hexosaminidase C-terminal domain-containing protein — its product is MFILAFFITVSTVSAASVTPNQVANSSTAVKNYVDTNHKLPGSVNISGNNVNMSNYLGVSTSAVLNINKGSNTAIAIKSFGKAVSPSETIKTQTISKAEYLDMANRVRSYMDKNGRAPNYVTQTSTGKTIRYESMIYMFSQVLNYYNTNKVLPNSVTVKSWATVTSNPNIIGKTSYGYVEKKIYGNKSSNQTIVVIIGMHPQENGIHTAIYNAITSKSSQLTKRYVLYYIHVTKDANDYSKGRMNGQLLGQKFIVPDVSKEHPMLVVDNHENHGTQSGYKYYRFLYPISKTTTTTTYANKIISQMKLINSKASKLVIYTPPNPTSPQYVTEPIKNKGITTIIYETYLSDSAAQKAVDANALIDALDSFDKPADTKSPNVTVNPAGGLFNTHQTITLTTKDPDSSTTTTYYTTDGSDPKTSTTHTVYTAPITLSSNTTLKFAAVDPANHWSPVYTENYIINSAIPLVTADIAGGAYKTPQTVTLTTTCPDGSTTTYYTTNGSDPTTSGTVYSGPIQIDSTTGLLFAAFNNLYRNWGPVSSQIYIIDSTAPTAGVNQPGGTYNISKSVALAAYDDQDPNPTIYYTTDGSDPKTSSKRVKYTSPINISSTTTLKFYAVDKAGNEADVSTETYIIDKTAPTASANIKGGTYNTAKNITLKMNEAGNIYYTTNGTTPTASSKLYTAPIAITSTTTLKFIAIDKLGNKSPVYTEKYTIDKTAPKITSTNPKNKATRYSRTAAITIKFSENIKASTNWSKIYIKNMKTGKIAAITKKISGNTLTLKMNLKRYGYTWYQVYIPYYAVKDAAGNNLAKSYVFKFKTG
- a CDS encoding PHP domain-containing protein, with the protein product MILDPHIHSTYSSDSTARPRDIVKKARSIGLDAIAIADHNSIKGSIVGIEESKDMEDFIVLPAMEVSSSKGHIVAIGINEEIKRGLSPEETVEAIREAGGIAIAPHPFVRYREGLCDRIKKLDIDAMETLNSRYIFGYSNWKAKNLAEERGIPQIGASDAHFLGAIGSCVTEFDADFSVDSIIEAILSGKTNVFGDRTPLPLIIKEVINKKIKRI
- a CDS encoding DUF1786 domain-containing protein: MKILTIDVGLGTQDIMFYDSKESIENSPKLVMPSPTRIIADRIAESEGDLFIKGETMGGGFITKVVKEHLKDHRVLMTENAARTIRDNLDYVKSLGVEIVPSSEAEKYSDLTQIEFKDVDLDAIKSALAEFDVDPGFDYLGVAVQDHGYMEGVGDRDFRFMKIREKLDVPKGPEEFAYFGEAPSYFTRINAVLRSFNNYNTTVMDSKFASVCGATCDRYVKTLEKFIVMDIGNGHTLAAAFDGGKIVGVFEHHTRNMTPDKIDLFVNKLADGTITHEEVHEDHGHGAWSLKPIGDFEAIVATGPRRNVLEKTNFNVHYAAPAGDVMMTGPAGLIKAIRSKNG
- a CDS encoding universal stress protein, whose translation is MVEKMLLATDNSKQAEKAGGEAISMASLGGTIIVLYVIDADYLNALPQQDLRDQLNENLKKEGKEAVEKFKKRIEEEQCAGTCPNVNIVTMIKEGRPADIIIKTAEEEGVDQIVLGKSGKHGIEKFLIGSTADRVVRKAKIPVNVVS
- a CDS encoding zinc-ribbon domain-containing protein produces the protein MVSNEEIKRRLELRRRGINPDEELNKTDEVICSKCHTVNLENAKFCIGCGNELNKPPVYTLKINEPKSNLIVCQGCGTENKIDSKFCIGCGSNLLESSVNTSEADEIDMNSLICQECGFKNNADSKFCIGCGASLKEAPNENANSFDMEMNSEKEVLLTIKDGNDKEAALDTEIDSESNGRMEDIPEPAAEVNILDEIKKAKELLDMGAISEEEYQKIKSKYLDKLG
- a CDS encoding archaemetzincin family Zn-dependent metalloprotease produces the protein MEILIQSIGTVENKLLRTLEKPLEKIFGINCHVSNDILEIPERSYNPSRDQYHSTEILYSMMNILKRDSNHILGVTNVDLYASRINFVLGEAEYPGNFAIISVNRLKSPNKKLFLKRILTEAVHELGHTFGLPHCKNHLCVMHFSNSVVETDIKGPGFCSDCLSKLF